The Thermococcus sp. genome contains a region encoding:
- a CDS encoding ABC transporter ATP-binding protein, with product MIIEIEIETDGLGFSYDSRTPALEDVTFEVTARRIGIVGQNGSGKTTLLSIFMGFLKPDKGEVMINGLVPFKERDKLLKMFAPAFEKGHLPYGMKVRELVTLIGEIVGDEKDVEDLAGELGLLSFKDKKVYELSSGQGQLLWIFNALADRNRVPVLDEPFVHLDIHAYKRVARVLKERFDSYILTSHIPEDVELLTESVIVLEDGRVWWHGSLPEVESTYEVFVPAGAKVGLPKVLADFGNVVVCECPEELLESLMRDGSILGYKRAGVRLLYAKIRS from the coding sequence TTGATAATTGAAATTGAAATTGAAACAGATGGGCTGGGCTTCAGCTACGACTCAAGAACCCCCGCCCTAGAGGATGTTACCTTTGAAGTCACGGCCAGGAGAATCGGCATCGTCGGTCAGAACGGGAGTGGAAAAACGACCCTCCTCTCGATCTTTATGGGGTTCTTAAAACCGGACAAAGGAGAGGTCATGATCAACGGACTCGTGCCCTTTAAAGAGAGGGACAAGTTGCTGAAAATGTTTGCCCCAGCCTTTGAAAAGGGCCACCTTCCCTACGGCATGAAGGTGCGGGAGCTCGTAACACTAATCGGTGAGATAGTGGGGGACGAGAAGGATGTTGAGGATTTGGCTGGAGAACTCGGTCTTCTAAGTTTTAAGGACAAAAAGGTTTACGAGCTTTCCTCTGGCCAGGGGCAACTCCTTTGGATTTTCAATGCCCTCGCAGACAGAAACAGGGTACCTGTACTGGATGAACCTTTTGTTCATCTCGATATACACGCTTACAAGCGAGTTGCCAGGGTTCTAAAGGAACGCTTTGACAGTTACATACTTACGTCCCATATACCTGAGGACGTTGAGCTCTTGACCGAGTCGGTAATCGTACTTGAGGATGGCAGGGTCTGGTGGCATGGCAGCCTGCCGGAAGTTGAATCAACGTACGAGGTCTTTGTTCCTGCGGGTGCAAAAGTTGGGCTTCCAAAGGTTCTGGCGGATTTCGGCAACGTCGTTGTCTGCGAATGTCCCGAAGAGCTCCTTGAATCTTTGATGAGGGATGGTTCTATACTGGGCTACAAACGTGCGGGGGTGCGTTTGCTCTATGCTAAGATACGTAGTTAG